A section of the Paenibacillus yonginensis genome encodes:
- a CDS encoding competence/damage-inducible protein A — translation MKAEIIAVGTELLLGQIVNTNAQYLSQELAALGIDVYFQTVVGDNMDRLQEAIRTAQKRADVLIFTGGLGPTQDDLTKDALAAVLGRSLHLDRLAMDHVEQFFKDRSRPMTENNKRQALSIDGASPLPNSTGLAIGNALSEDGKHYILLPGPPKELMPMFEEQVKNWILQHVLTEEKPLYSRMLKFAGIGESALETELLDLIEGQSDPTLAPYAKESEVTVRVSTKALSVTEAEEKLDALEAQIRARLPENLYANEDVPIEKVIVDLLTEHHLTVAVAESCTGGLLMGNLTAIPGCATVFKGGIVCYSNDMKEKLLNVPHDLLEGEEAPGAVSKETAEVLAEQVRMVMDADFGLSVTGVAGPAYSERKPVGLVYIGLSERGKPTTTFQLNLKGNRETIRLRSAKSILYQLWRRLNERALV, via the coding sequence GTGAAAGCCGAAATTATCGCTGTCGGAACCGAGCTTCTGCTTGGTCAAATTGTAAATACAAATGCACAGTATTTGTCACAGGAATTGGCCGCTCTCGGTATTGATGTTTATTTTCAGACCGTGGTCGGCGACAATATGGACCGCCTTCAGGAAGCGATTCGCACAGCGCAGAAGCGGGCGGACGTTTTGATCTTTACAGGAGGTCTGGGACCTACGCAGGACGATTTGACCAAAGATGCCCTTGCCGCCGTGCTCGGACGTTCCTTGCATTTGGACAGGCTGGCTATGGATCATGTTGAGCAGTTCTTTAAAGACCGTTCCCGTCCTATGACCGAAAATAATAAACGCCAGGCTTTGTCGATTGACGGGGCTTCGCCGCTTCCCAATTCGACCGGTCTTGCGATCGGCAATGCTTTATCGGAAGACGGCAAACATTACATACTGCTGCCAGGTCCGCCTAAGGAACTGATGCCGATGTTTGAAGAGCAGGTTAAAAACTGGATTCTTCAGCATGTGCTTACCGAGGAGAAACCCCTGTACTCCAGGATGCTGAAGTTTGCCGGAATTGGAGAATCCGCTCTTGAAACGGAATTGCTTGATCTGATTGAAGGCCAAAGCGATCCGACTCTGGCTCCTTATGCGAAAGAAAGCGAAGTGACGGTGCGGGTTTCTACCAAGGCTTTATCGGTTACAGAGGCAGAGGAGAAGCTGGATGCGCTTGAAGCTCAGATTCGTGCGCGGCTTCCCGAGAATCTTTATGCCAATGAAGATGTGCCGATTGAGAAAGTAATTGTCGATCTGCTTACAGAACACCATTTGACCGTGGCTGTTGCGGAAAGCTGTACAGGCGGCTTGCTGATGGGGAATCTGACGGCTATTCCCGGATGTGCAACGGTCTTTAAAGGCGGAATCGTTTGTTATTCCAACGACATGAAAGAGAAACTCCTGAATGTTCCTCATGATTTGCTGGAAGGGGAAGAGGCACCGGGGGCGGTCAGTAAGGAAACAGCCGAGGTGCTGGCCGAGCAGGTGCGGATGGTTATGGATGCCGATTTTGGTTTGTCGGTAACCGGCGTAGCCGGCCCGGCTTATTCCGAACGGAAACCCGTGGGTCTCGTTTATATCGGACTTTCCGAACGGGGCAAACCGACAACCACTTTCCAATTGAATTTGAAAGGCAATCGTGAGACGATCCGGCTCCGTTCGGCCAAGTCGATTCTTTACCAGCTTTGGCGCAGGCTGAACGAACGGGCTTTGGTTTGA
- the recA gene encoding recombinase RecA — protein sequence MSDRRAALEMALRQIEKQFGKGSIMKLGESTHMQVEIVPSGSLALDIALGTGGFPRGRIIEVYGPESSGKTTVALHAIAEVQKIGGQAAFIDAEHALDPSYANKLGVNIDELLLSQPDTGEQALEIAEALVRSGAVDIIVIDSVAALVPKAEIEGEMGDSHVGLQARLMSQALRKLSGAISKSKTIAIFINQLREKVGVMFGNPETTPGGRALKFYSTVRLDVRRIETIKMGNDMVGNRTRVKVVKNKVAPPFKQAELDIMYGEGISREGSIVDIGVELDIVDKSGAWYSYAGERLGQGRENAKQFLKEHKEIADAIELKIREASSLTTVVPAVSAEDDEADRLEEQALFEAE from the coding sequence TTGTCAGATCGTCGTGCAGCGTTGGAAATGGCGCTTCGTCAAATAGAAAAACAATTCGGTAAAGGTTCCATTATGAAATTGGGAGAATCGACCCACATGCAAGTGGAAATCGTTCCCAGTGGCTCCTTGGCTTTAGATATTGCACTCGGCACCGGCGGGTTTCCCCGCGGCCGTATTATTGAAGTATATGGACCGGAATCCTCCGGTAAAACAACGGTAGCACTTCATGCTATTGCGGAAGTACAAAAGATTGGCGGACAAGCCGCTTTTATTGATGCGGAGCATGCGCTTGACCCTTCTTATGCCAACAAGCTTGGCGTAAATATTGATGAATTGCTGCTGTCTCAGCCGGATACGGGCGAGCAGGCACTGGAAATCGCCGAAGCGCTTGTACGCAGCGGTGCCGTTGATATCATTGTTATCGACTCCGTTGCGGCATTGGTGCCTAAAGCGGAAATTGAAGGCGAAATGGGCGACTCCCATGTTGGTCTTCAAGCAAGACTGATGTCCCAGGCTTTGCGTAAGTTGTCCGGGGCAATCAGCAAATCGAAGACGATCGCTATCTTTATTAACCAGTTGCGGGAGAAGGTTGGCGTTATGTTCGGCAATCCGGAGACCACTCCAGGCGGCCGGGCTTTGAAATTCTACTCCACGGTACGTCTTGATGTCCGCCGTATTGAGACGATTAAAATGGGCAACGACATGGTGGGGAACCGTACCCGGGTTAAAGTCGTGAAGAACAAGGTAGCTCCTCCTTTCAAACAAGCTGAGCTTGACATTATGTACGGCGAAGGTATTTCAAGAGAAGGAAGCATTGTCGACATTGGGGTCGAATTGGATATCGTAGACAAGAGTGGTGCCTGGTACTCCTATGCTGGCGAACGTTTGGGCCAAGGCCGGGAGAATGCCAAGCAGTTTTTGAAAGAGCATAAGGAGATTGCTGATGCCATCGAGCTTAAAATTCGTGAGGCAAGCAGCTTGACCACGGTTGTTCCTGCGGTTTCTGCAGAAGATGATGAAGCGGACCGACTGGAAGAACAGGCGCTTTTTGAAGCTGAATAA
- a CDS encoding regulatory protein RecX — translation MPEQQEEQAADVLASFPEREQLEITSVKQLQGWKNRQRYRICFMEHCLEVHENTMIKFRMLKGGLFTRTELEEIVKADEKQQAYAAGLAYLGRKPRTRHEVTVRLQEKGWSERVAVQTADRLEREGYLNDAEYAVEWAQQRLEGQGKGKLWIRQELRQKGISKPYIEAALEQVDEEAEFEAARTLAEKRWQRTNGEPQERKRKIGAFLMRRGFKGGVVSRVIRGLGETDDEWMINEEEDF, via the coding sequence ATGCCGGAACAGCAGGAAGAGCAAGCAGCTGACGTGTTGGCTTCTTTTCCGGAGCGCGAGCAGTTGGAAATTACCAGTGTGAAGCAGCTGCAAGGCTGGAAAAATAGACAAAGGTATCGCATTTGTTTTATGGAGCACTGTCTGGAAGTGCATGAGAATACGATGATCAAATTCCGCATGCTCAAAGGGGGGCTGTTCACCCGGACCGAGCTGGAAGAGATAGTTAAGGCCGATGAGAAACAACAGGCTTATGCGGCGGGGCTTGCTTATTTAGGAAGGAAACCCCGTACCAGGCATGAAGTGACGGTACGGCTTCAAGAGAAGGGCTGGAGCGAAAGGGTCGCCGTGCAAACGGCAGACCGGCTGGAGCGGGAAGGTTATCTGAATGATGCTGAGTACGCTGTAGAATGGGCTCAGCAGCGGCTTGAGGGCCAAGGCAAGGGTAAGCTGTGGATCAGGCAGGAACTGCGTCAGAAAGGCATCTCCAAGCCGTATATCGAAGCTGCACTGGAGCAGGTGGATGAAGAGGCCGAATTCGAAGCCGCACGGACGCTGGCCGAGAAGCGCTGGCAGCGGACGAATGGGGAACCGCAAGAGCGGAAACGTAAAATCGGAGCTTTCCTGATGCGCCGAGGATTTAAAGGAGGCGTCGTATCGAGGGTGATACGGGGCTTAGGCGAAACAGATGATGAATGGATGATTAACGAGGAGGAGGATTTCTGA